In Rhodopirellula bahusiensis, a genomic segment contains:
- a CDS encoding 3-keto-disaccharide hydrolase, translated as MFVRLFLLSGILMAATGTAVSADSASTSTLGQDPPANAVVLFDGSGFDAWKPFSWQWINPKDDQQEVQWKMVDGDAMEIAFELDGKRRKQFLCTKQTFGSYRLHLEFQLPEEGSGNSGIFFGPLYELQVLHSADKERPGLGDCGAIYQIRAPDVNAALGPGEWQTVDLEYQAAEIGKNGFMTENGAARVTVRLNGKLIHDDFKLSLRRNKYAAFPEEPTSPIVLQEHGSKVRFRNIWVVEKTSPLANTK; from the coding sequence ATGTTTGTTCGTCTGTTTCTGTTGAGCGGCATCCTCATGGCCGCAACTGGAACGGCGGTTTCCGCGGACAGCGCCTCCACATCAACACTGGGACAAGACCCACCTGCGAACGCTGTGGTGCTGTTTGACGGTTCGGGGTTCGATGCCTGGAAACCGTTCTCGTGGCAATGGATCAATCCCAAAGACGATCAACAGGAAGTGCAATGGAAAATGGTGGACGGCGACGCGATGGAAATCGCGTTTGAATTGGACGGCAAGCGACGCAAGCAGTTTCTTTGCACGAAGCAAACTTTCGGTAGTTATCGTCTGCACCTGGAGTTTCAGTTGCCCGAGGAAGGCAGCGGGAACAGCGGAATCTTCTTCGGCCCGTTGTACGAGTTGCAAGTCCTCCACAGCGCCGACAAAGAACGCCCCGGTCTGGGTGACTGCGGCGCGATCTATCAAATCCGGGCCCCTGACGTGAACGCCGCACTCGGCCCTGGCGAGTGGCAAACGGTGGACCTGGAATACCAAGCCGCTGAGATCGGCAAGAACGGCTTCATGACGGAAAACGGTGCCGCGCGTGTCACCGTACGGCTCAACGGAAAGTTGATTCACGACGACTTCAAACTGTCACTTCGTCGCAACAAGTACGCCGCTTTCCCCGAGGAACCGACCTCGCCGATCGTGCTTCAGGAACACGGCTCGAAAGTTAGATTCAGAAACATCTGGGTGGTCGAGAAAACGTCTCCACTTGCGAACACGAAATAG